From a single Fusarium fujikuroi IMI 58289 draft genome, chromosome FFUJ_chr03 genomic region:
- a CDS encoding probable EXO1-exonuclease which interacts with Msh2p → MGVSGLLPLLKSIQKPTQLKKFDGQVLGVDAYGWLHRAAYCCALELGQGKPTQKYLHAAMNRVRMLRHFGVTPYMVFDGDFLPSKAATEESREINRNEKKKAAMELLRAGKPAQATQEFQKCIDITPEMASALIQLLKKLDIPYVVAPYEADAQLVYLERQGLINGIISDDSDLLVFGAKKLLTKLDQYGNCIEINRKDFCACREVSLTGWSDTEFRRMAIFSGCDYLRGLPGVGLKTAYRMLRKTKTPERIVRMVQMQGKRVSENYLTQFYQAELTFLHQWVFCPTKRELVHLTDLDGERTAEEMPFIGAFVEPEIARSIARGDMNPITKTSIVTSTTPSKRRHSQLAHGVIDQPPPTMKPISSYFRESSRIPMGEMDPNCFEVDPQRVSQITGGGLVPRVFPLPRPYLDEITQAAPSHSRGSDVTRTRTSPRLHRRRTEPIANMLNSFVNNPNTTRRTSSEGTEPCRTTASASTDPANRPPKKARLCEENEAGPEEDLPQKSRFFPAPKLRRSPRRAKSDAYLLSDDSLDEALLALPDFEGWKPADKTKKSVSVFEEKQSQETSRTADSESHISFVKDDESSMSSFDASMPPPSSAASASRVSSTPSRPDIRQFSYTKPNETPASTASRRSSVFSAASTPSTAPSTAASRMTPLQRLGARAMNGPMSPKLPKPRTDNTDKQFLSGVPVNPAFVPLPKVNLDEVADLNKCGSEDQIIPASDEEDEDEVDLPPKKLNLSRFAFA, encoded by the exons ATGGGTGTATCAG GGCTCCTGCCTCTTCTCAAATCGATTCAGAAGCCGACTCAGCTCAAAAAGTTCGATGGCCAGGTTCTCGGAGTTGACGCGTACGGTTGGCTCCATCGTGCCGCCTATTGCTGTGCATTAGAGCTTGGTCAAGGAAAGCCGACTCAGAA ATACCTGCATGCTGCCATGAATCGAGTACGCATGCTTCGGCATTTTGGCGTGACACCCTACATGGTATTCGATGGCGATTTTCTCCCAAGCAAAGCTGCTACAGAAGAATCCCGGGAAATCAATAGAaatgagaagaaaaaggctgcAATGGAACTGTTGCGCGCCGGAAAACCTGCCCAGGCCACACAGGAGTTTCAGAAATGCATTGATATCACCCCTGAGATGGCATCTGCTCTCATTCAACTGCTCAAAAAGCTTGATATCCCTTATGTTGTCGCCCCCTACGAAGCCGATGCACAGCTTGTCTATCTCGAGCGACAGGGTCTCATCAATGGCATCATCTCGGACGACTCGGATCTCCTCGTTTTCggcgccaagaagcttctcaccAAACTGGACCAATATGGCAACTGTATAGAGATCAACCGCAAGGATTTTTGCGCCTGCAGAGAGGTTTCATTGACTGGTTGGTCTGATACCGAATTTCGACGAATGGCTATCTTCAGTGGTTGCGACTATTTGCGAGGACTCCCAGGCGTTGGGCTGAAGACAGCATATCGTATGCTTCGCAAGACAAAGACACCAGAGCGGATAGTCCGGATGGTTCAGATGCAGGGGAAAAGGGTGTCCGAAAATTACTTGACGCAGTTCTACCAAGCCGAACTGACATTCCTGCATCAGTGGGTTTTTTGTCCGACCAAACGGGAACTGGTTCACCTGACAGATCTGGATGGGGAACGGACGGCAGAGGAGATGCCCTTCATCGGAGCCTTTGTAGAGCCTGAGATAGCACGATCAATCGCCAGAGGTGACATGAACCCAATCACCAAGACTTCAATCGTCACCTCGACAACACCGTCCAAGAGAAGGCATTCACAACTGGCCCATGGTGTCATTGACCAGCCTCCGCCTACGATGAAGCCTATCAGCTCCTATTTCAGGGAATCCAGTCGAATACCGATGGGCGAGATGGATCCTAATTGCTTTGAAGTTGACCCTCAGAGGGTTTCTCAGATTACTGGAGGAGGGTTGGTACCACGCGTGTTTCCGCTCCCCAGGCCGTATCTGGACGAGATAACTCAGGCTGCTCCGAGTCACTCTCGGGGTTCGGATGTGACCCGCACCCGCACATCCCCAAGACTTCATCGCCGCCGTACGGAACCCATCGCCAACATGCTCAACAGTTTTGTGAACAATCCTAATACTACGAGGCGTACGTCTTCTGAAGGCACCGAGCCTTGCCGCACTACTGCTAGCGCCTCGACTGACCCTGCAAACCGACCACCCAAGAAGGCGCGTTTGTGTGAGGAAAACGAAGCTGGACCTGAGGAAGATTTGCCACAGAAGAGCAGATTTTTCCCTGCACCGAAACTACGGAGGAGTCCAAGGCGGGCGAAGAGCGACGCTTATCTGTTGTCGGATGATTCGCTCGACGAAGCGCTTCTGGCATTACCTGATTTTGAGGGTTGGAAGCCGGCCGATAAAACCAAGAAGAGTGTGTCGGTGtttgaagagaagcagagcCAAGAGACTTCAAGAACTGCAGACAGTGAGAGCCATATCTCGTttgtcaaggatgacgaAAGCTCCATGTCATCCTTTGACGCTTCcatgcctcctccttcatctgcGGCGTCTGCCTCGCGTGTTTCTTCTACTCCCTCGAGACCAGATATCCGCCAGTTCTCTTACACCAAACCAAACGAGACACCTGCTTCGACTGCATCACGCCGCTCTTCCGTCTTCAGTGCAGCCTCTACCCCCTCAACTGCACCTTCAACTGCGGCTTCTCGCATGACCCCTCTACAGCGTCTTGGTGCTCGTGCGATGAACGGCCCAATGTCCCCCAAGCTACCCAAACCACGCACAGACAACACTGACAAACAGTTCCTCTCTGGTGTACCTGTCAACCCTGCATTTGTACCTTTGCCAAAGGTCAATCTGGATGAGGTCGCGGACCTTAATAAATGTGGAAGCGAAGATCAAATCATCCCCGCTAgtgacgaggaagacgaagatgaggtcGACCTTCCTCCCAAGAAACTCAACCTATCCCGTTTTGCCTTCGCATAG
- a CDS encoding related to TMA16 Protein putative involved in cytoplasmic ribosome function: MPTTLHKTRKQISKKRNGVVNALHEKSRDSMRLHKAGVRDQRIEKLAAARSKKEQPLVDRVAFFQQALRLKDRDSKGAPEIDEVQRMIHSFVHQYDEEYNETKKTRRPGRPASVKEDLLKAKINILEEEYKSGFVMPDLLDNANVNALHLWEGSWSYLTQLKWVKVNSEGKVRPTSFPSGGTN, translated from the exons ATGCCTACCACTCTTCACAAGACCCGCAAGCAGATttccaagaagagaaatggcGTCGTTAATGCTCTACATGAAAAGTCCAGAGACTCGATGCGCCTTCACAAGGCTGGTGTAAGAGATCAGCGCATTGAGAAACTCGCAGCTGCCAGGAGTAAAAAGGAACAACCTCTAG TTGATCGTGTTGCTTTCTTTCAACAAGCTCTACGCCTTAAAGACAGAGATAGCAAAGGTGCCCCAGAAATTGATGAGGTTCAGCGCATGATTCACAG TTTCGTTCATCAATACGATGAGGAGTATAACGAAACCAAAAAGACCCGTCGCCCTGGCCGGCCTGCTAGTGTGAAAGAAGATCTCCTCAAGGCCAAAATCAACATACTAGAGGAAGAGTACAAGAGTGGTTTTG TTATGCCTGATCTCTTGGACAATGCAAATGTGAACGCACTTCACCTCTGGGAAGGCTCCTGGTCATATCTCACCCAACTGAAATGGGTCAAGGTCAATAGTGAAGGCAAAGTCAGACCGACCAGCTTCCCATCAGGCGGCACAAATTGA
- a CDS encoding related to MAM33-mitochondrial acidic matrix protein, protein MFSARNVVRSAPRAVSRLSGAALRQTARPSAFTKAASALRPAQAAFSTTSFRKATENDGELSAKLESEIKIEEDIKASEQDPASIKDFLNNSAFELIDTPGQEIVKLVRDFGDEKITVSFSIADITNYDPYGEESALEDEGFEDEGAQGSQRSARANEEIDEELEEDAEEENNPPINLSIVVEKPGKASGALNIDASAQEGHIVVENLFYYTDASVAKVESPDAAQKRADVYPGPPFGSLDDDLQVLMERFLEERGITQALAVFVPDYVDVKEQREYTRWLNNVKAFIDA, encoded by the exons ATGTTCTCTGCCCGCAACGTCGTCCGATCTGCGCCCCGCGCTGTCTCCCGACTCTCAGGCGCTGCTCTGCGACAGACCGCCCGTCCCAGCGCCTTCACCAAGGCTGCTTCTGCCCTGCGACCCGCCCAGGCTGCATTCTCTACCACAAGCTTCCGCAAGGCTACTGAGAACGATGGTGAGCTTAGCGCCAAGCTCGAGagcgagatcaagatcgaggaggaCATCAAGGCCAGCGAGCAGGACCCTGCCAGCATTAAGGATTTCTTGAACAACAGCGCCTTTGAGCTCATTGACACACCCGGTCAGGAGATTGTCAAGCTGGTTCGCGACTTTGGCGACGAGAA GATCACCGTCAGCTTCTCCATTGCCGATATCACCAACTACGACCCTTACGGCGAGGAGAGCGCACTTGAGGACGAGGgttttgaggatgaaggcgCCCAGGGCAGCCAGCGCAGCGCTCGCGCCAACGAGGAAATCgacgaggagctcgaggaggatgctgaggaggagaacaaCCCCCCTATCAACCTATCAATTGTTGTCGAGAAGCCTGGCAAGGCCTCTGGAGCCCTGAACATCGATGCTAGCGCTCAGGAAGGACACATTGTTGTCGAGAACCTCTTCTATTACACCGACGCCTCGGTCGCCAAGGTCGAGAGCCCCGACGCCGCCCAGAAGCGTGCCGACGTCTACCCCGGACCCCCCTTCGGCAGCCTCGACGACGACCTCCAGGTCCTCATGGAGCGCTTCCTCGAGGAGCGCGGCATCACTCAGGCCCTTGCTGTCTTTGTTCCCGACTACGTGGATGTCAAGGAGCAGCGAGAATACACTCGGTGGTTGAACAACGTCAAGGCTTTCATTGATGCTTAG